The Mesorhizobium sp. INR15 region ATGGACGGTGCGGATCGACATTCTTGTCTCGGATTTCGAGATGGTGAAGATCGAGGCGCCGATCGACATCAGGCCTTGATCCACTATATCGCCGCTTGAGGAGCGGCGACGATGTCTTGTGGCAACACAAATAGGCGAGGCGGTTGACGCGGCCTTGAAGGCCCGTCAATCATCATCGAAAGAATTGGCATCGCCGCGATCGCGGGTTCGAACCGACAAATCCGAAGGCAGGGAAGAAACGATGGAAAAAGCCGAGATTGGCCTGATTGGCCTTGGCACGATGGGCTCCAACCTGGCGCTGAACATCGCCGAGCACGGGCACCGTATCGCCGTCTTCAACCGAACCAGGGCACGCACCGACGCCTTCGTCGAGAATGCCGGTACGCTGAAAGATATGGTGGTGCCGTGCTACAGCCTTGAAGAACTCGCGGCCGCCATCCGCCCGCCGCGCCCGATCATCATCATGGTGCTGGCCGGCAAGCCGGTGGACGAGCAGATTGCCGCCCTTCGCGGCGTGCTTTCGGCCAACGACATTGTCATTGACGCGGGCAACGCCAATTTCCGCGACACGATGCGGCGCTTCTCCGAGCTTTCCGGCTCGGGCCTCACCTTCATCGGCATGGGTGTCTCAGGCGGTGAAGAGGGCGCCCGTCATGGTCCGTCCATCATGGTCGGCGGTACCGAGGATTCCTGGAAGCGCGTCGAAAAGGTGCTGACCGCGATATCCGCCAAGTTCAAGGACGAGCCTTGCGCGGCCTGGCTTGGAACCGATGGCGCCGGCCATTTCGTCAAGACCATCCACAATGGCATCGAATATGCCGACATGCAGATGATCGGCGAAATCTACGGCATTTTGCGCGACGGGCTCGGCATGGGGCCCAAAGAGATCGGCACGGTGTTTGCCGACTGGAACAAGGGCCGGCTCAACTCCTACCTGATCGAGATCACCGCCAAGGTGCTGGCCGCCGATGACCCGAAGACCGGCAAGCCGGTGGTCGACATCATCGTCGACCGCGCCGGCCAGAAAGGCACCGGCAAATGGTCGGTCATCGAGGCGCAGCAGCTTGGCATTCCGGCGACCGCGATCGAGGCGGCGGTGGCGGCGCGCGTGCTGTCGTCGATCAAGGACGAGCGGCTGGCCGCCGAGAAAGCCTATGGCGGCGGGGTCACCAGGATTTCCGGCGACAAGGCCGCTCTGCTCAAGGACCTCGAACTGGCGCTGTTCGCCGGCAAGATCGCGGCTTACGCGCAGGGTTTCGCGGTGATGAGCGGTGCCTCCAAGGAGTTCAACTGGAACCTGCCGATGCCCACCATCGCCAAGATCTGGCGGGCGGGCTGCATCATCCGCTCGCAGATGCTCGACACCATGGCCGAGGCTTTTGGCAAGGGCAGCGCTTCCACCAATCTTTTGATGGCGCCTGCCTTCATCGCCATGATGCAGGAGGCGCATCCGTCGCTGCGCCGCGTCGTGGCAAGGGCATCGGAAGCCGGCGCGCCGGTGCCGGCGTTGTCGTCGGCGCTGGCCTATTTCGACAGCTATCGCCAGGGCCGTGGCACCTCGAACCTGATCCAGGCGCAGCGTGACTTCTTCGGTGCGCATGGTTTTGAGCGCATCGATGGGCCGGGCGCGTTCCATGGCCCATGGGGCAGCGGCGCTGCTGGCTAGGATGATACTGGCTGGCGGACTGCCAGAACATCGCTGGCGGCGCTGAGGCTCTGCAAGGAGCCGGGCGCCGCACCGCCGATCCAGCCGAGCACGGCGCGGGCGAGTTCAGAGCCCGCCAGCCGGAAGTTCTCGTTGACGACCAGCAATTCCGGCCGGAACAGGTGCAGCAGGTCCGACGACTGTTTTGACACGACATCGACATCGCGGCCGAGCTTGAGGCCGGCATCCTCGATGCCAGCGACGATGGCCAGCGTCGCGGCGGCGCCGCTGCTGACGAAGCCGTCCGGCCCGGTGTCGCGGCGCATCAACTGCGCGGTCCGGCTCCTGATCTGCTCGATCGTGTGGTCGATCGAGACGGTGTTGAACGGAACCTCGCTGGCGCCGACCTCGCTTAACGCATCGGCAAAGCCATTCAGCGTATGGCCGTAATAGGTCAGTCCCGGCGGTGGCGTCAGCAATGCCAGCCTGCGGCGTCCCAGGCTGGCCAGCCGGCGCACGGCCTCCATAGCGAAGGTGTGATTGTCGAAGTCATGATAGGGGTGGACCAGACCCATGTCGGTGCGGCCATGCGTGGCAAACGGCATGCCGTGTTCCAGCATGTAGCGGGCACGCGGGTCGTTTGGCTGGGTGCGCGAGATGATCACGCCGTCGGCGGAGCCGGTCTCGACCAGATAGCGTATCGGCTCGAGCGGATCCTGTGAGCCGGAGTAAGGCGTGACGATCAGGTGATAGGGCGTTTCTGCGAGCACTTCGGAGACACCATAGATGATGTCCGAGACGAAACTCATGATCTCGCGATCGGTGTTCAGCACAAGGCTGATGACGTTGGTCCGGCCGGTGCGCAAACGCACGCCGGCGCGGTTCGGGCGATAGCCGATCTGCTTGGCTACCAGCTGCACGCGGCGCCGGGTCTCGGCGCCGATCTCGGGCGCGTCCTTCAATGCGCGCGACACGGTGGTTACCCCCAGCCCGGTCATGAAGGCGAGCGTCTTCAGCGTCGGCCTGCCTTTCGCCGTAGCCTCGTCGTCTCGGTCTGTACGCTGTCTGTCCATTCGTCCCGCCCGTCAGGCGCATAGCAGTCGCGAGGCAGGCCGGCAATCGCCGGATCACGCCGCGGTGCGTTTCCTCGCTCAGCGAGGCTCCAGTATACTGAAACGTTACAGATTGTCACTGTCGCCGTGAAAGGCTCATATCGGACTGCTCCTAAGGGGCCGCCTGCGCCTAACAGAAAAATGCTGAAGAATCAGAGGGGATGAGTTCCGGATGAGCCTTTTGCCGACTTTTATGCATCTCCACATCATTTTGCAGCGCAACTATGTCTGTTGCGGTGCAGCAAGGCATAATCATTCGGGTGAATTTATTCGGGCGCCGAAAAAATATAGGACGGCCAATAACCGAGGGGTTGCGCCGTTTGAACAATTGCCGTATCGAAAATCTGTAACGTTTCAGATTCTGGGAGGAACCGAAATGCGATACAAACTGATGACTGCCGCATTGGCGGCGACGGCGGCGCTGCAGTTTGCCGGTCCGGCGGCGGCGACGGATCTGGAAGTCACCCATTGGTGGACCTCCGGCGGCGAGGCAGCGGCGGTCGCCGAATTCGCCAAGGCTTTCGACGCCACCGGCAATCACTGGGTCGACGGCGCCATTGCCGGCTCCGGCGACACCGCGCGGCCGATCATGATCAGCCGCATCACCGGCGGCGACCCGATGGGCGCCACCCAGTTCAACCACGGCCGCCAAGCCGAGGAACTGGTGAAGGCCGGCCTGATGCGCGACCTGACCGACCTTGCCACGAAGGAACATTGGAAGGATGTCATCCGCCCCGCCAGCCTGCTCAATGAGTGCACGGTCGACGGCAAGGTCTATTGCATCCCGGTCAACATTCACTCCTGGCAGTGGCTATGGCTGTCCAACAAGGCATTCGCCGACGCGGGCGTACCGGTGCCGAAGAACTGGGATGAATTTGTCGCTGCCGCGCCCGCGCTGGAAAAGGCCGGCAAAATCCCGCTCGCCGTCGGCCAGCAGGCCTGGCAGACCTCCGGCGCCTTCCAGGTGCTGATGGTGGCGATCGGCGGTCCGGACATCTACAAGAAGGTCTATGGCGACAAGGACGCCAAGGTTGCCGGCGGACCGGAAGTGGCCAAGGTGTTCAAGGCCGCCGACGACGCGCGCAAGATGCAGGTGAAGTCCAAGGTACAGGACTGGAACCAGGCGACCAATCTGGTCATCACCGGCCAGGCCGGTGGCCAGATCATGGGCGACTGGGCACAGGGTGAATTCCAGGTCGCCGGGCAGACCGCCGGCAAGGATTACACCTGCCTGCCGGGTCTCGGCGTCAATGCCGTCATCCAGACCGGTGGCGATTCCTTCTACTTCCCGCTGCTCAAGGACGCGGACAAGGCGAAGGCGCAGGAAGTGCTGGCCTCGACCATGCTTTCACCGGCGACGCAGGTTGCTTTCAACCTGAAGAAAGGCTCGCTGCCGGTGCGCGGCGATGTCGATCTCAACGCCGCCAATGACTGCATGAAGAAGGGCCTCGACATCCTGGCCAAGGGCAACACCATTCCCGACACCAACCAGCTGATGACCGAGGATTCGCTGACCCAGGTCAACGACCTGTTCGCCGAGTTCTTCGCGACGCCGACGATGACGCCCGAGGATGCGCAGAAGCGCTTCGCCGACATCGTCTCGAAGGCCGATTGACGGTCTTTGTCGCTCCGATCCTCCGGCTCCCGACACGGGGCCGGAGGCAAGCCGCAACGCGATCCTGTCCAGCGAGGCGCATTCCATGAACGAACAGGCATCCAGGCGGCCAAGCCGTTTGTTTCGCAATCTCAACGCCAAGATTGCGTCGATCCCGATGATCCTCAACGCATTGGTCATCTTCCTCGGCGGCACCGTCTGGACGGTCGTCTATTCCTTCACCGATTCCAGACTGCTGCCGCGGCTGAATTTCGTCGGCCTTGACCAGTATTATCGGCTGTGGGCGACGCCGCGCTGGCTGGTGGCGGTCGAGAACCTGGCCATCTATGGCGCCTGCATGCTCGTGTTCTCGCTGCTCATCGGCTTTCTGCTGGCGGCATTGCTCGATCAGAAAATCCGCTTCGAGGACACGTTCCGCACGATCTTCCTCTATCCGTTCGCGCTGTCCTTCATCGTCACCGGGCTGGTCTGGCAATGGATCCTCAACCCGAATTTCGGCGTCCAGCACGTGGTGCGCTCGCTCGGCTGGACCGACTTCGCCTTCGACCCGCTCTATGATTCCACCATCGTCATCTACGGCATCCTGATCGCGGCCCTCTGGCAAGGAACAGGCCTCGTCATGTGCCTGATGCTGGCCGGTCTGCGCGGCATCGACGAAGACATCTGGAAGGCGGCGCGGGTGGACGGGATCCCGACCTGGCAAACCTATTTGTTCATCATCATTCCGATGATGCGGCCGGTGCTGATCACGACGCTGGTGATCATCGCCGCCAGCATCGTCAAGGTCTATGACCTGGTCGTCGCCCAGACCAGCGGCGGCCCCGGCATCTCGTCGGAAGTGCCAGCGAAATATGTCTACGAATACATGTTCCACGCCCAGAACCTCGGCCAGGGCTTTGCCGCTTCCACCATGATGCTTCTGTCGGTGATCATCGCCATTGTGCCATGGGCGTATCTGGAATTCGGGAGGCGCAAATGAGCAACATTGCCGTCCCGGGCCCAACGGTTGCCGGCGCCTCGCGAACTGAGATCACCGGGCCCCATGGCCCGAAGCCGCGCCACGTGTTTTCGCGCCGCAATATCTTTCTCTATGGCACCCTGTTCGTCGTGGCGGCCTACTATCTCCTGCCGCTCTATGTGATGGTCGTCACCTCGCTCAAAGGCATGCCTGAAATCCGGCTCGG contains the following coding sequences:
- the gndA gene encoding NADP-dependent phosphogluconate dehydrogenase yields the protein MEKAEIGLIGLGTMGSNLALNIAEHGHRIAVFNRTRARTDAFVENAGTLKDMVVPCYSLEELAAAIRPPRPIIIMVLAGKPVDEQIAALRGVLSANDIVIDAGNANFRDTMRRFSELSGSGLTFIGMGVSGGEEGARHGPSIMVGGTEDSWKRVEKVLTAISAKFKDEPCAAWLGTDGAGHFVKTIHNGIEYADMQMIGEIYGILRDGLGMGPKEIGTVFADWNKGRLNSYLIEITAKVLAADDPKTGKPVVDIIVDRAGQKGTGKWSVIEAQQLGIPATAIEAAVAARVLSSIKDERLAAEKAYGGGVTRISGDKAALLKDLELALFAGKIAAYAQGFAVMSGASKEFNWNLPMPTIAKIWRAGCIIRSQMLDTMAEAFGKGSASTNLLMAPAFIAMMQEAHPSLRRVVARASEAGAPVPALSSALAYFDSYRQGRGTSNLIQAQRDFFGAHGFERIDGPGAFHGPWGSGAAG
- a CDS encoding LacI family transcriptional regulator, which gives rise to MDRQRTDRDDEATAKGRPTLKTLAFMTGLGVTTVSRALKDAPEIGAETRRRVQLVAKQIGYRPNRAGVRLRTGRTNVISLVLNTDREIMSFVSDIIYGVSEVLAETPYHLIVTPYSGSQDPLEPIRYLVETGSADGVIISRTQPNDPRARYMLEHGMPFATHGRTDMGLVHPYHDFDNHTFAMEAVRRLASLGRRRLALLTPPPGLTYYGHTLNGFADALSEVGASEVPFNTVSIDHTIEQIRSRTAQLMRRDTGPDGFVSSGAAATLAIVAGIEDAGLKLGRDVDVVSKQSSDLLHLFRPELLVVNENFRLAGSELARAVLGWIGGAAPGSLQSLSAASDVLAVRQPVSS
- a CDS encoding ABC transporter substrate-binding protein, with translation MRYKLMTAALAATAALQFAGPAAATDLEVTHWWTSGGEAAAVAEFAKAFDATGNHWVDGAIAGSGDTARPIMISRITGGDPMGATQFNHGRQAEELVKAGLMRDLTDLATKEHWKDVIRPASLLNECTVDGKVYCIPVNIHSWQWLWLSNKAFADAGVPVPKNWDEFVAAAPALEKAGKIPLAVGQQAWQTSGAFQVLMVAIGGPDIYKKVYGDKDAKVAGGPEVAKVFKAADDARKMQVKSKVQDWNQATNLVITGQAGGQIMGDWAQGEFQVAGQTAGKDYTCLPGLGVNAVIQTGGDSFYFPLLKDADKAKAQEVLASTMLSPATQVAFNLKKGSLPVRGDVDLNAANDCMKKGLDILAKGNTIPDTNQLMTEDSLTQVNDLFAEFFATPTMTPEDAQKRFADIVSKAD
- a CDS encoding carbohydrate ABC transporter permease produces the protein MNEQASRRPSRLFRNLNAKIASIPMILNALVIFLGGTVWTVVYSFTDSRLLPRLNFVGLDQYYRLWATPRWLVAVENLAIYGACMLVFSLLIGFLLAALLDQKIRFEDTFRTIFLYPFALSFIVTGLVWQWILNPNFGVQHVVRSLGWTDFAFDPLYDSTIVIYGILIAALWQGTGLVMCLMLAGLRGIDEDIWKAARVDGIPTWQTYLFIIIPMMRPVLITTLVIIAASIVKVYDLVVAQTSGGPGISSEVPAKYVYEYMFHAQNLGQGFAASTMMLLSVIIAIVPWAYLEFGRRK